A single window of Halobacterium jilantaiense DNA harbors:
- a CDS encoding TVP38/TMEM64 family protein → MRRYLAGAAAALVVALAVLARPSRALDALRVAVASPWFPLVLVGLYAVRPFLAWPISVLSALVGFKYGLVVGVPVALVGALATSLPAYAAGRYAPADGLLVGRFSDGSRRFFAATGDVRGLVAARFAPTPAEPVSAAAGAGGVPLRSFAAGTLVGELPWVVATVALGSGLDTFAVAASSVDPLLLAVGVLAAAALLGPVAYRELAA, encoded by the coding sequence ATGCGACGCTACCTCGCCGGCGCTGCCGCCGCCCTCGTCGTCGCGCTGGCAGTGCTCGCGCGGCCGTCGCGAGCCCTCGACGCGCTGCGGGTCGCCGTCGCGAGCCCGTGGTTTCCCCTCGTTCTGGTCGGTCTGTACGCCGTCCGGCCGTTCCTCGCGTGGCCCATCAGCGTGCTGTCCGCGCTCGTCGGCTTCAAGTACGGCCTCGTGGTGGGCGTCCCCGTCGCGCTCGTCGGCGCGCTCGCAACCAGTCTGCCGGCGTACGCCGCGGGCCGGTACGCGCCCGCCGACGGGCTGCTCGTCGGACGGTTCTCGGACGGCAGCCGGCGGTTCTTCGCAGCGACGGGCGACGTCCGCGGGCTAGTCGCCGCGCGGTTCGCACCCACGCCCGCTGAGCCGGTGTCGGCCGCGGCGGGAGCCGGCGGCGTCCCCCTGCGGTCGTTCGCGGCCGGCACGCTCGTCGGCGAACTCCCGTGGGTCGTCGCGACTGTCGCGCTCGGCAGCGGCCTCGATACGTTCGCAGTAGCCGCCAGCAGCGTCGACCCGCTGCTGCTCGCCGTCGGGGTGCTCGCGGCGGCGGCGCTGCTCGGTCCCGTCGCGTACCGCGAGCTGGCGGCGTAG
- the trpE gene encoding anthranilate synthase component I, producing MMDTSREAFVDLADDGPAVVRVAADLDVDVSPLTAHDTLVAGDHGFLLESAEKTAASDPDGAFQPSGADESRHARYSFVGYDPAAVVTVDPDETTVERLRDDRVVDFVAGDGSEGGDVLDHLRGALPGVERRNFPDEDRQLLDGGLVGFLAYDAVYDLWLDEVGVERPDTPLPDAEFALTTRTLVFDRATDSVSLVFTPVVDGADAGSVYDDLEAEAERVAAALRDADDPEFGGFRVTDERAGDRADYEAAVESAKEAVLDGEVYQAVVSRTRELDGDVDPRGLYAALRDVNPSPYMFLLEHGDRTVVGASPETLVAVHGDTVLNNPIAGTCPRGASPVEDRRLAGEMLADEKERAEHTMLVDLARNDVRRVSEPGSVEVPEFMRVLKYSHVQHIESTVTGTLDGDLDAFDATRASFPAGTLSGAPKVRAMEHIDALEASPRGIYGGGVGYFSWTGDAEFAITIRSATVDRTGGEDTLRVRAGAGIVADSDPAAEFDETEAKMDGVLAAVDRVREEDSGVPAAEANR from the coding sequence GTGATGGACACCAGCCGCGAAGCGTTCGTCGACCTCGCCGACGACGGGCCGGCGGTCGTCCGCGTCGCCGCCGACCTTGACGTCGACGTGTCGCCGCTGACCGCACACGACACGCTGGTGGCGGGCGACCACGGCTTCCTCCTGGAGAGCGCCGAGAAGACCGCAGCCAGCGACCCGGACGGCGCGTTCCAGCCGTCCGGCGCGGACGAGAGCCGGCACGCCCGGTACTCGTTCGTCGGGTACGACCCCGCGGCGGTCGTCACGGTCGACCCCGACGAGACGACCGTCGAGCGCCTCCGCGACGACCGCGTCGTCGACTTCGTCGCTGGTGACGGCAGCGAGGGCGGCGACGTGCTCGACCACCTCCGCGGCGCGCTCCCGGGAGTCGAGCGCCGGAACTTCCCCGACGAGGACCGCCAACTGCTCGACGGCGGACTGGTGGGGTTCCTCGCGTACGACGCCGTCTACGACCTCTGGCTCGACGAGGTCGGCGTCGAGCGCCCCGACACGCCGCTGCCGGACGCCGAGTTCGCGCTCACCACGCGCACGCTCGTCTTCGACCGCGCGACGGACTCGGTCTCTCTGGTGTTCACGCCCGTCGTCGACGGCGCGGACGCCGGTTCCGTCTACGACGACCTGGAAGCCGAGGCCGAACGCGTGGCGGCCGCGCTCCGGGACGCCGACGACCCCGAGTTCGGTGGGTTCCGCGTGACCGACGAGCGCGCGGGGGACCGCGCGGACTACGAGGCGGCGGTCGAATCGGCCAAGGAGGCCGTCCTCGACGGCGAAGTCTATCAGGCAGTCGTCTCCCGCACCCGGGAGCTCGACGGCGACGTCGACCCGCGGGGGCTGTACGCCGCGCTCCGGGACGTGAACCCCTCGCCGTACATGTTCCTGCTCGAACACGGCGACAGGACCGTGGTGGGCGCGAGCCCCGAGACGCTCGTGGCAGTCCACGGCGACACCGTGCTGAACAACCCCATCGCGGGCACCTGCCCGCGCGGAGCCAGCCCGGTGGAGGACCGTCGGCTCGCGGGGGAGATGCTCGCAGACGAGAAGGAGCGCGCCGAACACACGATGCTCGTCGACCTCGCGCGCAACGACGTCCGCCGCGTCAGCGAACCGGGGAGCGTAGAGGTCCCCGAGTTCATGCGCGTCCTGAAGTACAGCCACGTCCAGCACATCGAGTCCACCGTGACCGGGACGCTCGACGGTGATTTAGACGCGTTCGACGCGACCCGGGCCTCCTTCCCGGCGGGCACGCTGTCGGGCGCGCCGAAGGTCCGCGCGATGGAGCACATCGACGCCCTCGAAGCCAGCCCGCGGGGCATCTACGGCGGCGGCGTCGGCTACTTCTCGTGGACGGGCGACGCCGAGTTCGCCATCACGATTCGGTCGGCGACGGTCGACCGCACCGGCGGCGAAGACACCCTCCGAGTGCGCGCCGGCGCGGGCATCGTCGCCGACAGCGACCCGGCTGCCGAGTTCGACGAGACGGAGGCGAAGATGGACGGCGTGCTCGCGGCCGTCGACCGCGTGCGCGAGGAAGACAGCGGCGTCCCGGCCGCGGAGGCGAACCGATGA
- a CDS encoding CBS domain-containing protein: MLVRELMTADVETVQESEDVSTVLQKLAERHFTGFPVVDDDGRLVGVVTQRDMVELFQPEHRTVWIPIGLPPFLESLEYGFELSWDDLEASLDLASSAGKPVKRIMTEDVLTVEPDDSVDDILEILAHDDRDVNRVPVVEDGDLVGIVTRQDVLRALHAERSGE, translated from the coding sequence ATGCTGGTCCGGGAGCTGATGACGGCCGACGTCGAGACGGTACAGGAGTCCGAGGACGTGAGCACGGTGCTCCAGAAGCTCGCCGAGCGCCACTTCACCGGCTTCCCCGTCGTGGACGACGACGGCCGGCTCGTCGGCGTCGTCACGCAGCGGGACATGGTGGAGCTGTTCCAGCCGGAACACCGCACGGTCTGGATTCCAATCGGGCTGCCGCCGTTCCTCGAATCGCTGGAGTACGGCTTCGAACTCTCCTGGGACGACCTGGAGGCCAGCCTCGACCTCGCGTCGAGCGCGGGCAAGCCGGTCAAACGCATCATGACCGAAGACGTGCTGACCGTCGAACCAGACGACTCCGTCGACGACATCCTCGAGATTCTCGCGCACGACGACCGCGACGTGAACCGCGTCCCCGTCGTCGAAGACGGCGACCTCGTCGGCATCGTCACCCGTCAGGACGTGCTGCGCGCGCTGCACGCGGAGCGCTCCGGGGAGTGA
- a CDS encoding aldo/keto reductase, translating to MALDAVPLGRTGLRVTELAFGTWRFGRENDAGEVEVGEQRAHDLLDAYADAGGRFIDTADMYGGGRAERYIGDWLSERDREDYVVASKMYWPTRQGPNGRGLNRKHLRESLDAVLDRLGTDYVDLLYVHRWDDDTPAAEFMRTLDGFVRDGTVHYLGASTFQPNAWKVAKANEIAKREGYEPFTVVQPRFNAVNREIAGNYLDMCRDYDIGVVPWSPLAGGFLTGKYERGEDPPDGTRGATDQQFVDSYLTSSNFDVLDAVEAVADEVGATPAQVSLAWLLHHDQVVAPITGARTPDQLRENVEAADVTLSADQFERIADAR from the coding sequence ATGGCGCTGGACGCTGTGCCGCTCGGCCGCACCGGGCTGAGAGTGACGGAACTCGCGTTCGGGACGTGGCGGTTCGGGCGGGAGAACGACGCCGGCGAGGTGGAGGTCGGGGAGCAGCGCGCCCACGACCTCCTCGACGCGTACGCCGACGCCGGCGGGCGATTCATCGACACCGCCGACATGTACGGCGGCGGGCGCGCCGAGCGCTACATCGGCGACTGGCTGTCGGAGCGCGACCGCGAGGACTACGTCGTCGCGTCGAAGATGTACTGGCCGACCCGCCAGGGCCCGAACGGCCGCGGGCTGAACCGGAAACACCTCCGGGAGAGCCTCGACGCCGTCCTCGACCGGCTCGGCACCGACTACGTCGACCTCCTCTACGTCCACCGGTGGGACGACGACACGCCGGCTGCGGAGTTCATGCGCACGCTCGACGGGTTCGTGCGGGACGGGACAGTCCACTACCTCGGCGCGTCGACGTTCCAGCCGAACGCCTGGAAGGTCGCGAAGGCGAACGAAATCGCGAAACGAGAGGGGTACGAGCCGTTCACCGTCGTCCAGCCGCGGTTCAACGCGGTGAACCGCGAAATCGCCGGGAACTACCTCGACATGTGCCGGGACTACGACATCGGCGTGGTGCCGTGGTCGCCGCTCGCCGGCGGCTTCCTCACGGGGAAGTACGAACGCGGCGAGGACCCGCCCGACGGCACGCGGGGCGCGACCGACCAGCAGTTCGTCGACTCCTACCTCACGTCGTCGAACTTCGACGTCCTCGACGCGGTCGAGGCGGTCGCCGACGAGGTCGGCGCGACGCCCGCGCAGGTGTCGCTGGCGTGGCTGCTCCACCACGACCAGGTGGTCGCACCCATCACCGGCGCTCGAACCCCCGACCAGCTCCGAGAGAACGTCGAAGCCGCGGACGTGACACTCTCTGCCGACCAGTTCGAGCGCATCGCGGACGCGCGGTAG
- a CDS encoding DMT family transporter yields the protein MTNYRDAVLFLLLAAVWGSAFPAIKAGLEAGFEPVLFAAVRYDVAGVVMLAYAARVSDRWLPRTRADWTTVGIAAVLMIAAYHAFLFVGEQQTTSAVAAVVVSLSPVLTTGFARTFLPSERLSVAGLTGLALGLVGVVVLSNPDPSNLLGGNTVGVLLVLSASTCFALGSVLTQRVDDDLSIETMEAWSMLLGAGLMHVASVAAGEPQVVPRNTEALFAIGYLSLVASALGFLVYFELLERLGPIEINLVSYVAPVFAAIVGLVWLAEPITPNTVAGFLVIFSGFCLLKRRALVAELRKARAVWA from the coding sequence GTGACCAACTATCGCGACGCTGTCCTGTTTCTGCTGCTCGCGGCCGTCTGGGGGTCGGCGTTCCCCGCGATCAAGGCCGGTCTGGAAGCCGGCTTCGAGCCCGTGCTGTTCGCGGCGGTGCGCTACGACGTGGCCGGCGTCGTGATGCTCGCGTACGCCGCCCGCGTCAGCGACCGCTGGCTGCCGCGCACGCGGGCCGACTGGACGACCGTCGGCATCGCCGCCGTGCTGATGATCGCCGCCTACCACGCCTTCCTGTTCGTCGGCGAACAGCAGACGACGAGCGCCGTCGCGGCCGTCGTCGTCAGCCTCAGCCCCGTGCTCACGACGGGGTTCGCTCGTACGTTCCTTCCCTCGGAGCGACTCTCTGTCGCGGGCCTCACGGGCCTCGCGCTCGGCCTCGTCGGGGTCGTCGTGCTGTCGAACCCCGACCCGTCGAACCTCCTCGGCGGGAACACCGTCGGCGTGTTGCTCGTGCTGTCGGCGTCGACGTGTTTCGCGCTCGGGAGCGTCCTCACACAGCGCGTCGACGACGACCTCTCCATCGAGACCATGGAGGCGTGGTCGATGCTGCTCGGAGCCGGTCTGATGCACGTCGCCAGCGTCGCCGCCGGCGAACCGCAGGTCGTCCCCCGGAACACGGAGGCGCTGTTCGCCATCGGCTACCTCTCGCTGGTCGCCAGCGCGCTGGGCTTTCTCGTCTACTTCGAGCTGCTGGAGCGTCTCGGCCCCATCGAGATCAACCTCGTGAGCTACGTCGCGCCCGTGTTCGCCGCGATTGTCGGGCTGGTGTGGCTCGCCGAACCCATCACCCCCAACACGGTCGCGGGGTTCCTCGTCATCTTCTCGGGGTTCTGTCTGCTGAAGCGCCGCGCGCTCGTCGCAGAACTGCGGAAAGCGCGGGCTGTCTGGGCGTAG
- a CDS encoding ribonuclease H, whose protein sequence is MAIVGQPSLRDIFDDAPTPHIAHPPRSHRRDFYVATDGSYASDGAGLGVIIETRDGDRVARLSVPDEAPDNNVAEYRALHLGLDTLAARVPPGASVGVLVDHDALAADVNTAVLAAKRRDYRPLREFSVPAAARHHWRGIRARVVGFSEIRAAQVDSARNPAHVLANQPDQYAHVNDEADRCLLPDADSTDPQIPPPSRSDRRAGD, encoded by the coding sequence ATGGCCATTGTGGGCCAACCGAGCCTGCGGGACATCTTCGACGACGCGCCGACCCCTCACATCGCCCACCCGCCGCGGTCGCACCGCCGCGACTTCTACGTGGCGACGGACGGTTCGTACGCCAGCGACGGTGCTGGTCTCGGGGTCATCATCGAGACGCGGGACGGCGACCGCGTCGCGCGACTGTCGGTGCCCGACGAAGCGCCGGACAACAACGTCGCGGAGTATCGGGCGCTCCACCTCGGGCTGGACACGCTCGCCGCGCGCGTGCCGCCGGGTGCGAGCGTCGGCGTGCTTGTCGACCACGACGCCCTCGCCGCGGACGTCAACACCGCGGTGCTCGCGGCGAAACGCCGCGACTACCGGCCGCTGCGGGAGTTTTCGGTGCCGGCGGCCGCGCGCCACCACTGGCGCGGCATCCGGGCCCGCGTCGTCGGGTTCTCCGAGATTCGGGCCGCGCAGGTCGACAGCGCCCGCAACCCCGCGCACGTCCTCGCGAACCAGCCCGACCAGTACGCCCACGTGAACGACGAGGCCGACCGCTGCCTGCTGCCTGACGCCGATTCGACGGACCCACAGATTCCGCCGCCGTCGCGGTCGGACCGCCGGGCCGGCGACTGA
- a CDS encoding adenosylcobalamin-dependent ribonucleoside-diphosphate reductase, giving the protein MSSHDLSADELTLPVKRVTGDSLEDRLTANAYHNILPARYLRKNTDGELVEEQEDLFPRVAKNIALAEVVYESDDPVEVTPSQLKPDHPRRDELTEEVFGDGVDPDSDEETVALTEDNVNKFAYDTVVPELDDPEVREHVEGVAAEFRGLMEDLSFMPNSPTLMNAGDELQQLSACFVDSPGDDITDIHQTAKEAAEVFQSGGGMGYAFWQLRPYGDTVGSTGGIASGPLTFMETFDQMCETIAQGGARRGAQMAVMRVSHPDVVEFIHAKNKDVSLAHVLKLNDPDDYTYTEFSEALEEARGLIDDDGRVPEHLRNAVEGHLSNFNISVGVTDGFMEALEAGEEYTFTNPRTGEAHIATEETKEMYSRYGLGHHVEVGEPLTLPAEELWSRIVEGAHENGEPGVIYLERVNDQHSFDVEEHPEHRILATNPCGEQPLEEYEACNLGHINLSTLAAEDSPDWRVWSEEHDFDSLEAGVSQFLDEAVDTEAFQHRIEMGTRFLENVVTMSDFPVPEIEEKVSEMRKIGLGVMGLAQLYVQLGVEYGSEEGNEIASQLMETINHGSKTASHELAMERGSFDEWDKSKYANPTEYAEWFEHHTGEDADEWADGYPIRNHNTTTIAPTGTTSMVGNTTGGCEPIYNVAYYKNVSDDVQGDEMLVEFDDYFLRTLEDNDIDVQAVKEEAQEQMANNEFDGVDGLTTVPDAIGELFVVTSDLSGKEHAAVQTACQQGVDSAISKTCNFPNDASVEDMDEVYRYIYENGGKGVTVYRDGTRSKQVLTTRADNTEFSSMDEDEAAEAIVETIEETFGGIEGFLDNEDVQAAFGDDLREIFAGDAEDFDEEFAEKQSRPDLLHGVTQRVDTGYGKLYVTINEDPERERPFELFANTGNSGGFTGSFTEALAKTISVALRSGVDPAEIADKLQGIRSPKVAWDKGEQVNSIPDAFGTALRRYLDGDVDRAAYPQQQRLGDIEDAAGAPETDGGAAESLGGPQGPSGAGDETQDTQDATQSLIDAGESPECPDCGSMTLYYSEGCKTCESCGWSEC; this is encoded by the coding sequence ATGAGCTCGCACGACCTGTCCGCGGACGAACTCACGCTCCCGGTCAAGCGCGTCACCGGTGACTCGCTCGAAGACCGACTCACCGCCAACGCCTACCACAACATCCTGCCGGCTCGCTACCTCCGGAAGAACACGGACGGCGAACTCGTCGAGGAGCAGGAGGACCTGTTCCCGCGCGTCGCGAAGAACATCGCGCTCGCCGAGGTCGTCTACGAGTCCGACGACCCCGTCGAGGTCACGCCCAGCCAGCTGAAGCCCGACCACCCGCGACGGGACGAACTCACCGAGGAGGTCTTCGGCGACGGCGTCGACCCGGACAGCGACGAGGAGACCGTCGCACTCACCGAGGACAACGTCAACAAGTTCGCGTACGACACGGTCGTCCCCGAACTCGACGACCCCGAGGTACGCGAGCACGTCGAGGGCGTCGCGGCCGAGTTCCGTGGCCTGATGGAGGACCTCTCCTTCATGCCGAACTCGCCGACCCTGATGAACGCCGGCGACGAACTCCAGCAGCTCTCGGCCTGCTTCGTCGACTCGCCGGGCGACGACATCACGGACATCCACCAGACCGCCAAGGAGGCCGCCGAGGTCTTCCAGTCCGGCGGCGGCATGGGGTACGCGTTCTGGCAGCTCCGGCCGTACGGCGACACCGTCGGCTCCACCGGCGGCATCGCCTCGGGGCCGCTGACGTTCATGGAGACGTTCGACCAGATGTGCGAGACCATCGCGCAGGGCGGCGCGCGACGCGGCGCACAGATGGCTGTCATGCGCGTCAGCCACCCGGACGTCGTGGAGTTCATCCACGCGAAGAACAAGGACGTCTCCCTGGCCCACGTCCTGAAGCTGAACGACCCCGACGACTACACGTACACCGAGTTCTCGGAAGCCCTCGAAGAGGCTCGCGGCCTCATCGACGACGACGGCCGCGTCCCCGAACACCTCCGGAACGCCGTCGAGGGCCACCTCTCGAACTTCAACATCTCCGTCGGCGTCACCGACGGCTTCATGGAGGCCCTCGAAGCCGGCGAGGAGTACACGTTCACGAACCCGCGCACGGGCGAAGCCCACATCGCGACCGAGGAGACGAAGGAGATGTACTCCCGGTACGGCCTCGGCCACCACGTCGAGGTCGGCGAGCCCCTCACGCTCCCTGCCGAAGAGCTCTGGAGCCGCATCGTCGAGGGTGCCCACGAGAACGGCGAACCCGGCGTCATCTACCTGGAGCGCGTCAACGACCAGCACTCCTTCGACGTCGAGGAACACCCCGAGCACCGCATCCTCGCGACGAACCCCTGCGGCGAGCAGCCCCTCGAGGAGTACGAGGCCTGCAACCTCGGTCACATCAACCTCTCGACGCTCGCGGCCGAGGACTCGCCTGACTGGCGGGTCTGGAGCGAGGAACACGACTTCGACAGCCTCGAGGCGGGCGTCAGCCAGTTCCTCGACGAAGCGGTCGACACCGAGGCGTTCCAGCACCGCATCGAGATGGGGACGCGGTTCCTCGAGAACGTCGTCACGATGTCGGACTTCCCGGTTCCGGAGATCGAGGAGAAGGTCTCCGAGATGCGGAAGATCGGCCTCGGCGTCATGGGCCTCGCGCAGCTCTACGTCCAGCTCGGCGTCGAGTACGGCAGCGAGGAGGGCAACGAGATTGCCAGCCAGCTGATGGAGACCATCAACCACGGGTCGAAGACCGCGAGCCACGAGCTCGCTATGGAGCGCGGCAGCTTCGACGAGTGGGACAAGTCCAAGTACGCGAACCCGACGGAGTACGCCGAGTGGTTCGAGCACCACACCGGCGAGGACGCCGACGAGTGGGCGGACGGCTACCCGATTCGGAACCACAACACGACGACCATCGCGCCGACCGGCACCACGTCGATGGTCGGCAACACCACGGGCGGCTGTGAGCCCATCTACAACGTCGCCTACTACAAGAACGTCAGCGACGACGTGCAGGGCGACGAGATGCTCGTGGAGTTCGACGACTACTTCCTCCGCACGCTGGAGGACAACGACATCGACGTTCAGGCCGTCAAAGAGGAGGCCCAGGAGCAGATGGCGAACAACGAGTTCGACGGCGTCGACGGGCTGACGACGGTCCCGGACGCCATCGGCGAGCTGTTCGTCGTCACGAGCGACCTCTCCGGGAAAGAGCACGCGGCGGTCCAGACCGCCTGCCAGCAGGGCGTCGACTCCGCCATCTCGAAGACGTGTAACTTCCCGAACGACGCGTCCGTCGAGGACATGGACGAGGTGTACCGCTACATCTACGAGAACGGCGGGAAGGGCGTCACCGTCTACCGCGACGGCACCCGCAGCAAGCAGGTGCTGACGACGCGCGCCGACAACACGGAGTTCTCGTCGATGGACGAGGACGAGGCCGCGGAGGCCATCGTCGAGACCATCGAGGAGACGTTCGGCGGCATCGAGGGCTTCCTCGACAACGAGGACGTGCAGGCCGCGTTCGGCGACGACCTCCGCGAGATCTTCGCCGGCGACGCCGAAGACTTCGACGAGGAGTTCGCCGAGAAGCAGTCCCGTCCCGACCTCCTGCACGGCGTCACGCAGCGCGTCGACACGGGCTACGGGAAGCTCTACGTCACCATCAACGAGGACCCCGAGCGCGAGCGGCCGTTCGAGCTGTTCGCGAACACCGGGAACTCCGGCGGCTTCACGGGCTCGTTCACGGAGGCGCTCGCGAAGACCATCTCGGTCGCGCTCCGGTCGGGCGTCGACCCCGCCGAGATTGCGGACAAGCTTCAGGGCATCCGGTCGCCGAAGGTCGCCTGGGACAAGGGCGAGCAGGTCAACTCCATCCCGGACGCGTTCGGCACCGCGCTCCGCCGCTACCTCGACGGGGACGTCGACCGAGCGGCCTACCCCCAGCAGCAGCGCCTCGGCGACATCGAGGACGCTGCGGGCGCGCCCGAGACGGACGGCGGCGCTGCCGAGTCGCTCGGCGGCCCGCAGGGTCCGTCGGGTGCCGGCGACGAGACGCAGGACACCCAAGACGCCACGCAGTCGCTCATCGACGCCGGGGAGAGCCCCGAGTGTCCGGACTGCGGGTCGATGACCCTCTACTACAGCGAGGGCTGCAAGACCTGCGAGTCCTGTGGCTGGAGCGAGTGCTGA
- a CDS encoding HVO_2523 family zinc finger protein, which yields MAADAPACPRCDADLFKRHCKYVCPQHGVIVDCSDPFTL from the coding sequence ATGGCAGCAGACGCGCCGGCGTGCCCGCGGTGTGACGCCGACCTGTTCAAGCGCCACTGCAAGTACGTCTGCCCGCAGCACGGCGTGATAGTGGACTGCAGCGACCCGTTCACGCTCTGA
- a CDS encoding DUF7115 domain-containing protein has product MDVPALVQSSLGDEDVAAHVALKGEDALFVTPTRTLLYTADGLLSDESVDEFPHDAEGIGVSEGRRKAKVTLDYGLDGDESFSVPSASLDDVLHPILAGVLNAADVTDPGETVKRTYRFSELTLVVTSDRVVKHIGSAVWGPDYEEIAYATVTGIDTEDGNVSSQLVLETTARTERIKAPNEQFRAVREAVQDAVFAYHGVDSAAELSAASAGDASQTNTGEVSFGGGVDPIDTSGVGEDDDADAGSEREAAAGGGGSASAVSAQAASEDASAEGDEFESSGFRTAAEKVEPPVDPEELEVELDEMADVIESLADTVERQQEVIEAQQAAIEAQRERLDALRELTPDQ; this is encoded by the coding sequence ATGGACGTACCTGCGCTCGTACAGTCCTCGCTCGGCGACGAGGACGTCGCAGCCCACGTCGCGCTGAAGGGCGAGGACGCGCTGTTCGTCACGCCGACGCGCACGCTGCTGTACACCGCCGACGGCCTGCTGAGCGACGAATCGGTCGACGAGTTCCCCCACGACGCCGAGGGAATCGGGGTCAGCGAGGGCCGCCGGAAGGCGAAAGTCACCCTCGACTACGGGCTCGACGGCGACGAATCCTTCTCCGTCCCGTCGGCCAGCCTCGACGACGTTCTCCACCCGATTCTCGCCGGCGTGCTGAACGCCGCCGACGTCACCGACCCCGGGGAGACGGTCAAGCGCACGTATCGCTTCAGCGAACTCACCCTCGTCGTCACCAGCGACCGCGTCGTGAAACACATCGGGTCGGCCGTCTGGGGGCCCGACTACGAGGAGATCGCGTACGCGACGGTGACTGGCATCGACACCGAGGACGGCAACGTCTCCAGCCAGCTCGTCCTCGAAACCACGGCACGCACCGAGCGCATCAAAGCGCCGAACGAGCAGTTCCGCGCCGTCCGCGAAGCCGTCCAGGACGCCGTGTTCGCTTACCACGGCGTCGACAGCGCCGCCGAGTTGAGCGCCGCGAGCGCCGGCGACGCCAGTCAAACCAACACGGGCGAGGTGTCGTTCGGAGGTGGCGTCGACCCAATCGACACGAGCGGTGTCGGCGAGGACGATGACGCGGACGCGGGCAGCGAGCGGGAAGCCGCTGCGGGTGGCGGCGGGAGCGCGTCGGCGGTGAGCGCGCAGGCGGCGAGCGAGGACGCGAGCGCAGAGGGCGACGAGTTCGAGTCCAGCGGCTTCCGGACGGCGGCCGAGAAGGTCGAGCCGCCGGTCGACCCAGAGGAACTGGAGGTCGAACTGGACGAGATGGCCGACGTCATCGAGAGTCTCGCTGACACCGTCGAGCGACAGCAGGAGGTCATCGAGGCACAGCAAGCCGCCATCGAGGCGCAGCGCGAGCGCCTCGATGCGCTCCGCGAACTCACTCCCGACCAGTGA
- a CDS encoding DUF5830 family protein: MSHGGVDDDADPVEVGVELLANLEFGSLSVADAIDRIETVTTHPRTTREILDEAERRGVIERESGEVYPQGGSYVSFESQVVQKDGEFSCRRCGSSLSTGYFVKLNAGELGPFGSSCIRKVTGRE, encoded by the coding sequence ATGAGCCACGGTGGCGTCGACGACGACGCCGACCCGGTCGAGGTCGGCGTGGAACTCCTCGCGAACCTCGAGTTCGGGTCGCTGTCGGTCGCGGACGCCATCGACCGCATCGAGACGGTCACGACACACCCGCGGACGACCCGGGAGATACTCGACGAGGCCGAGCGCCGCGGCGTCATCGAACGCGAGTCCGGCGAGGTCTACCCGCAGGGCGGCAGCTACGTCTCCTTCGAGTCGCAGGTCGTTCAGAAAGACGGCGAGTTCTCGTGTCGGCGCTGCGGGTCGTCCCTGTCGACCGGCTACTTCGTGAAGCTGAACGCCGGCGAACTCGGCCCGTTCGGCTCCTCGTGCATCCGCAAAGTCACTGGTCGGGAGTGA
- the trpG gene encoding anthranilate synthase component II has protein sequence MRVLFVDNFDSFTYNLVEYVSEQTVDGARPDTTVVKNTASLAEIRDYDPDAVVVSPGPGHPENDRDVGVTADVLREVSPDVPTLGVCLGMEAAVYEYGGEVGRADEPMHGKTSPVEHDGEGVFAGVQQGFPAARYHSLACTEIPDCFDVTAETADGALAMGVRHREHPIECVQFHPESVLTGAGHDLVENFLLMAAE, from the coding sequence ATGAGAGTCCTGTTCGTCGACAACTTCGACTCGTTCACGTACAACCTCGTGGAGTACGTCTCCGAGCAAACCGTCGACGGTGCTCGGCCCGACACGACGGTGGTGAAAAACACCGCCTCGCTGGCCGAGATTCGGGACTACGACCCGGACGCCGTCGTCGTCAGTCCGGGGCCCGGCCACCCGGAGAACGACCGCGACGTCGGTGTGACCGCGGACGTGCTTCGCGAGGTCAGCCCCGACGTGCCGACGCTCGGCGTCTGCCTCGGCATGGAGGCGGCCGTCTACGAGTACGGCGGCGAGGTCGGTCGGGCCGACGAACCGATGCACGGCAAGACCAGTCCGGTCGAACACGACGGGGAGGGCGTGTTCGCGGGCGTCCAGCAGGGGTTCCCGGCGGCGCGCTACCACTCGCTGGCCTGCACCGAGATTCCGGACTGCTTCGACGTGACCGCGGAGACCGCCGACGGAGCGCTGGCGATGGGCGTCCGCCACCGCGAACACCCGATCGAGTGCGTGCAGTTCCATCCGGAGTCCGTGCTCACCGGCGCTGGTCACGACCTCGTCGAGAACTTCCTTCTGATGGCGGCCGAGTGA